One region of Nevskia ramosa DSM 11499 genomic DNA includes:
- a CDS encoding DUF58 domain-containing protein: protein MSSLIPPKVRARLKSLRISSRLTPNGQGLGLHTGRGRGAGLEFAQYRAYGQGDEPRQIDWKLYARSDRYFVRDATRDSPLSVWLVIDTSASMAQADPERPDYARIDAARIIAACIAERAVQQGDSVGLITVGGRSTQGLPAAPGVRHRDRLLLLLAGLVADGRDGARATPPLLSAQIAADALVIVISDGFDDSLAESCERLAAARRDVRAIRILTVGETEFTFQGSQRFIDPESGRERTLDADAARSGFLDRFGTARRELLRRLARHGVTGVEHLLDEPADVPLHKLFAARGRSA, encoded by the coding sequence ATGAGCAGCCTGATCCCGCCCAAAGTCCGTGCTCGCCTGAAAAGCCTGCGCATCAGCAGCCGCCTGACGCCGAACGGTCAAGGTCTGGGCCTGCACACCGGGCGCGGACGTGGCGCCGGGCTCGAGTTCGCGCAGTACCGCGCCTACGGCCAGGGCGATGAGCCGCGCCAGATCGACTGGAAGCTGTATGCCCGTTCGGACCGCTACTTCGTCCGCGACGCGACCCGCGACAGCCCCTTGAGCGTCTGGCTGGTCATCGACACCTCGGCATCGATGGCGCAGGCCGATCCCGAACGTCCCGATTACGCGCGCATCGACGCAGCCCGGATCATCGCTGCCTGCATCGCCGAACGTGCCGTGCAGCAGGGCGACAGCGTCGGTCTGATCACCGTCGGTGGCCGAAGCACGCAAGGCCTGCCGGCCGCGCCCGGCGTTCGGCACCGCGATCGCCTGCTGTTGCTGCTCGCTGGCCTGGTCGCCGACGGTCGCGATGGCGCGAGAGCCACCCCGCCACTCCTGTCCGCGCAGATCGCCGCGGATGCGCTGGTGATTGTGATCAGCGACGGCTTCGACGACAGCCTCGCCGAGTCCTGCGAACGCCTCGCCGCCGCTCGCCGCGACGTGCGTGCGATCCGCATCCTCACGGTCGGCGAAACTGAATTCACGTTCCAGGGCAGCCAACGCTTCATCGATCCGGAAAGCGGCCGCGAACGCACGCTCGATGCCGATGCTGCCCGCAGCGGCTTTCTCGATCGCTTCGGCACCGCACGTCGCGAACTGTTGCGACGGCTTGCGCGTCACGGCGTCACCGGCGTCGAACACCTGCTCGATGAGCCGGCCGATGTGCCGCTGCACAAGCTGTTCGCAGCACGAGGCCGGAGCGCGTGA
- a CDS encoding AAA family ATPase: MPDISLLTEAAITTQLAALAEVRKAIARVIVGQDAVVEQLLVGLLAGGHCLLEGVPGLGKTLLVRSLSQALKLDFRRIQFTPDLMPSDILGTEILEEDHGTGRRSFKFQKGPVFTNLLLADELNRTPPKTQAALLEAMQEHTVSYAGTTWALPEPFFVLATQNPLEQAGTYPLPEAQLDRFLLHIRVDYPSEVEERAIISQTTGAAGQAISAAMSGDEVLALQKLTRDVPLSDDLLGWIARLVRATRPQDTTVPQVREWLRWGAGPRAGQSLALAAKARALLHGRYAVTREDVRELAGPVLRHRLLLSFAAEAEARTADEVVAAVLEALPAP, from the coding sequence ATGCCCGACATCTCCCTGTTGACCGAAGCCGCCATCACCACCCAGCTCGCTGCACTGGCCGAAGTCCGCAAGGCCATTGCCCGGGTCATCGTCGGTCAGGATGCGGTCGTCGAGCAGCTGCTGGTCGGCTTGCTTGCGGGTGGTCATTGCCTGCTCGAAGGTGTGCCCGGCCTCGGCAAGACCTTGCTGGTGCGCTCGCTGTCACAGGCGCTGAAGCTCGATTTCCGGCGCATCCAGTTCACACCGGATCTGATGCCGAGCGACATCCTCGGCACCGAAATCCTCGAAGAAGATCACGGCACCGGCCGGCGCAGTTTCAAGTTCCAGAAAGGCCCGGTGTTCACCAACCTGCTGCTCGCCGACGAGCTGAACCGCACGCCGCCGAAGACCCAGGCCGCACTCCTCGAAGCGATGCAGGAGCACACGGTTTCCTACGCCGGCACGACCTGGGCACTGCCCGAGCCGTTCTTCGTGCTGGCCACCCAGAACCCGCTCGAACAGGCTGGCACCTATCCGCTGCCGGAAGCGCAGCTCGATCGCTTCCTGCTGCACATCCGCGTCGACTACCCAAGCGAAGTCGAAGAGCGCGCGATCATCAGCCAGACCACCGGCGCTGCCGGTCAGGCGATCAGCGCGGCCATGAGCGGCGACGAAGTTCTGGCGTTGCAGAAGCTCACTCGCGACGTACCGTTGAGCGATGACTTGCTCGGCTGGATCGCCCGGCTGGTGCGTGCGACCAGACCGCAGGACACCACAGTGCCGCAAGTCCGCGAATGGCTGCGCTGGGGTGCGGGGCCGCGCGCTGGCCAGTCGCTGGCACTGGCCGCGAAGGCGAGGGCCCTGCTGCACGGCCGCTACGCGGTGACTCGTGAAGACGTACGCGAACTCGCCGGCCCGGTGCTGCGTCATCGCCTGCTGCTGTCGTTCGCGGCGGAAGCCGAGGCGCGGACTGCGGATGAGGTGGTGGCAGCGGTGCTGGAAGCGCTGCCCGCGCCGTAG